The Schizosaccharomyces pombe strain 972h- genome assembly, chromosome: I genome contains a region encoding:
- the sec21 gene encoding coatomer gamma subunit Sec21 encodes MSYSKKDDDGDESIFANVNQVTVTQDARAFNSSSISPRKSRRLLSKIAYLIYTGEHFQEKQATELFFGITKLFQHKDPSLRQFVYIIIKELSVVAEDVIMITSSIMKDTATGRETIYRPNAIRSLIRVIDANTVPAIERILTTGIVDPISAVASAALVSAYHLYPVAKDIVSRWNNEVQDAVTSHNVGRKVASSPFFTSTLGYTPNASGISQYHALGLLYRIRRHDSIAMNKLLQLLVSNLGTVSNSHAFVMLIRYISSLMDQNTQFRDQMVPFLHGWLKSKGDMVNLEVARNMVRLKNISDDDLQPVVSVLKIFLSSHRSATRFSAIRTLNELAMTRPHLVHSCNLNIESLITDVNRSIATYAITTLLKTGNDESVDRLMKQIVTFMSDISDNFKIIVVDAIRSLCLKFPRKQDSMLTFLSNILCDEGGYEFKRAAVDAISDMIKYIPESKERALAELCEFIEDCEYPKIAVRILSILGEEGPKASEPTRFIRYIYNRIMLENAIVRSAAVSALTKFGLNAEDKFVQRSVKVILTRCLEDADDEVRDRAAFSVKALEDRDAFLPVVKSDKIPSLPALERSLVIYISERKFGQGFDIKSVPVLSQEEIDAENLRIKKATTEVEFTEVTPAEDQNALASSNIETEFLNALESVSEFNEYGPVLKSSPSPIELTEQETEFVVKVVKHVFKDHLVVQFQLHNTLSEVILENAVVVSTPSTDDLVEECVVPAAIVSGEPVSIFVSFKFNDSVPYPLTTLTNTLQFTTKEIDIHTGEPEEEGYEDEYKIDDLDVSAGDFISPAYESNFDGLFDSLEHEASEVYVLSLLDSFRSTCSRVAELLQMQPLEGTENPTDKPVHVMKLSGKLVNGEKVLALVKMAHSKDGEGITIKVIARGESDSSVELVVGGIA; translated from the exons ATGAGTTATTCTAAAAAAGATGATGATGGTG ACGAATCGATATTTGCCAATGTCAATCAAGTCACAGTAACTCAAGATGCTAGGGCTTTTAATTCATCTTCCATAAGCCCTAGAAAGAGTAGACGTCTTCTTAGCAAAATCGCCTACTTGATATATACGGGAGAGCATTTCCAGGAAAAGCAAGCTACAGAACTCTTTTTTGGTATTACTAAACTTTTCCAACACAAAGACCCTAGTCTTCGccaatttgtttatattattatcaaGGAGCTTTCCGTTGTTGCTGAAGATGTGATTATGATTACCAGTAGTATCATGAAAGACACCGCTACGGGACGTGAAACTATATACCGTCCTAATGCTATTCGCTCTTTGATTCGTGTCATTGATGCTAACACTGTCCCTGCGATTGAACGCATTTTAACTACGGGTATTGTTGACCCCATATCAGCTGTTGCCAGCGCTGCTCTTGTTTCCGCATATCATTTATATCCTGTTGCGAAAGACATTGTATCGCGTTGGAACAACGAGGTTCAAGACGCGGTCACATCTCATAATGTTGGTAGAAAAGTTGCTAGCTCTCCTTTTTTCACCTCTACCTTGGGTTACACACCAAATGCCAGCGGCATTTCTCAATATCATGCTTTAGGTCTTCTGTACCGTATTCGAAGACATGATTCGATTGCAATGAATAAGTTATTGCAGCTGCTTGTAAGCAATTTAGGAACAGTCTCAAATTCTCATGCATTTGTTATGCTTATCCGCTACATTTCTAGTCTAATGGATCAAAACACTCAATTTAGAGACCAGATGGTTCCATTTCTACATGGGTGgttaaaaagtaaaggaGACATGGTAAACTTAGAAGTTGCTAGAAATATGGTCCGTCTCAAAAATATCTCAGATGATGACTTGCAACCTGTGGTTAGCGttcttaaaattttcttgtCGTCTCACCGATCCGCTACCCGATTTTCAGCTATTCGTACGCTTAACGAGTTAGCCATGACACGTCCACACTTAGTACATTCCTGCAATCTTAATATCGAGTCTTTAATTACCGACGTGAATCGCTCCATTGCCACCTACGCTATCACAACACTTCTAAAGACTGGTAATGATGAGTCTGTCGACCGTTTGATGAAACAGATTGTTACCTTTATGTCCGATATTTCagataatttcaaaattatcgTCGTTGATGCCATTCGTTCTTTATGTCTAAAATTTCCTCGCAAGCAAGATTCAATGCTTACCTTTCTTAGTAATATACTTTGCGATGAAGGTGGTTATGAATTTAAACGTGCTGCCGTTGATGCTATTTCTGACATGATTAAATACATTCCGGAATCTAAAGAACGAGCCCTTGCCGAGTTATGTGAATTTATAGAGGATTGTGAATATCCTAAGATTGCGGTACGGATTTTATCTATTCTCGGCGAAGAAGGTCCTAAAGCCTCAGAACCAACGAGATTTATCCGCTATATTTACAATCGGATTATGCTTGAGAATGCCATCGTACGTTCCGCTGCCGTTAGCGCTTTGACCAAATTTGGATTGAATGCGGAAGATAAATTTGTCCAACGGAGTGTTAAGGTTATTCTCACAAGGTGTTTGGAAGATGCTGATGACGAGGTTCGTGATCGTGCTGCTTTTAGTGTAAAGGCGCTTGAGGATAGAGATGCATTTTTGCCAGTGGTTAAATCTGATAAAATTCCCTCATTACCTGCTTTAGAGCGTAGCCttgttatatatatttctgAAAGGAAGTTCGGACAAGGCTTTGATATCAAATCTGTGCCCGTACTATCTCAAGAAGAGATTGATGCTGAGAATTTGAGAATCAAAAAGGCCACGACAGAGGTAGAGTTTACAGAGGTTACTCCTGCTGAGGACCAAAATGCTCTTGCCAGTTCTAACATTGAAACCGAGTTTTTAAACGCATTAGAATCCGTTTCagaatttaatgaatatgGCCCAGTACTGAAATCATCGCCGTCACCTATTGAGCTCACTGAGCAGGAAACTGAATTTGTTGTTAAGGTCGTTAAGCATGTGTTCAAAGACCATCTTGTGGTTCAG TTTCAACTTCATAACACTCTGTCCGAAGTTATCCTAGAAAATGCTGTCGTGGTTTCTACTCCTTCTACTGACGACCTTGTGGAAGAATGTGTCGTCCCAGCTGCCATCGTTTCAGGAGAACCAGTTTCTATCTTTGTcagttttaaatttaatgactCGGTTCCTTACCCTCTTACTACCCTTACTAACACTCTTCAATTTACTACGAAAGAAATCGACATCCATACTGGTGAACCAGAAGAAGAGGGTTACGAAGATGAGTACAAAATTGATGACTTGGATGTCTCGGCCGGtgattttatttctccTGCATACGAATCGAACTTTGATGGTCTTTTTGATAGTCTTGAACATGAAGCTTCTGAAGTTTACGTACTCAGTCTGCTAGATTCGTTTAGAAGCACATGCTCACGAGTAGCTGAGTTACTTCAAATGCAACCTCTCGAGGGCACAGAGAATCCTACTGACAAGCCAGTGCATGTTATGAAACTCTCCGGTAAACTTGTTAACGGAGAAAAGGTACTTGCATTGGTGAAGATGGCTCACTCAAAAGATGGCGAAGGTATTACAATTAAAGTAATAGCTCGGGGTGAGAGTGACAGCTCTGTTGAGTTGGTAGTTGGAGGAATTGCATAG
- the rnf13 gene encoding RING finger protein (ubiquitin-protein ligase E3, human RNF13 family homolog), with translation MSYYQIIVCILASISYIILLEVIALDLGVLDNIFIPKRFAASTDVAIQLPDRNVTLWSRQAVFGKHFTNASATTVINLYLPSNFQEDMSGCPNRNDTDASYFYENDIIDYDIEYIEQKSYSSKPSARVQKDDGGESKDEAILDFLLVQRGKCTYFDKALEAQRLGFKGVIVGDNRSPSSFRLHYMVAPDKVDESKVHIPSLFVSTSSYNLLWSDLLHSYRQPLKLYAKPEELGDMFWPFLLCFSPSIIMLITVQALAIRKFIRTYRTKSKTRRFIEDLPSRTISREGFYSEEEEIENSTQNGELVPLMDESTRRATFGVECVICLESFTKGDKVVALPCKHEFHRPCIAKWIVDYRHACPTCNTEVPPPKPF, from the coding sequence atgTCGTATTATCAAATAATAGTTTGTATTCTAGCATCCATTAGTTATATCATTCTTCTAGAGGTAATTGCCTTAGATCTTGGAGTGTTAGATAACATATTTATTCCTAAGCGATTTGCGGCCAGTACAGATGTTGCCATTCAGCTGCCGGACCGTAATGTCACTCTATGGTCACGACAGGCAGTATTTGGTAAACATTTTACGAACGCTTCAGCTACCACTGTGATTAATCTTTATCTACCTTCTAACTTCCAAGAGGATATGTCCGGATGCCCAAACAGAAACGATACTGACGCTTCCTACTTTTACGAAAATGATATAATCGACTATGACATTGAGTATATAGAGCAAAAATCATATTCCTCCAAGCCTTCTGCTCGAGTACAAAAGGATGATGGGGGCGAGTCAAAGGATGAAGCAATATTGGATTTTCTCTTGGTTCAAAGAGGCAAGTGTACCTATTTTGATAAAGCATTGGAAGCCCAAAGGCTCGGATTTAAAGGGGTTATAGTTGGTGACAATCGATCACCTTCCTCATTTCGCTTACATTATATGGTTGCCCCCGATAAAGTGGACGAGTCAAAAGTTCATATTCCATCATTGTTTGTCTCTACTAGTTCTTATAATTTGTTATGGTCTGACTTACTGCATTCATATCGTCAGCCACTGAAATTATATGCAAAACCGGAGGAACTGGGTGATATGTTTTGGCCCTTCCTACTTTGCTTCTCTCCTTCCATTATTATGTTAATTACTGTGCAAGCCTTAGCCATTCGTAAATTTATTCGTACATATCGAACAAAATCTAAAACCAGACGATTTATTGAAGATCTCCCTTCTCGTACAATTTCTCGTGAAGGTTTTTACAgtgaagaggaagaaattgagaatTCAACCCAAAATGGAGAACTTGTCCCTCTTATGGATGAGTCTACTCGCCGAGCGACTTTTGGTGTCGAATGTGTCATTTGTTTGGAGTCCTTTACGAAGGGAGACAAGGTTGTTGCTTTACCCTGTAAACATGAGTTCCATCGTCCATGTATTGCGAAATGGATCGTTGATTATCGACATGCTTGTCCAACCTGTAATACCGAAGTTCCACCACCCAAGCCATTCTAA
- the pzh1 gene encoding serine/threonine protein phosphatase Pzh1 produces the protein MGQGSSKHADSKLDSYPSFSRSDTQGSIKSLKSLKTVLGKGKDSNHDRRTSTDTTHSRHRYPETPPSLPPPPSPGILATSPAVLQKHQQEDSGNSSQSPTSPHPSNQPAMLSPSTAASQHHHHHSSSSSYAVSPTSPTSPTSSGPIGSNFDSASEHNGPVYPQDQQGPVIIPNSAISSTDPDDPETVVSLNVDEMIQRLIHVGYSRKSSKSVCLKNAEITSICMAVREIFLSQPTLLELTPPVKIVGDVHGQYSDLIRLFEMCGFPPSSNYLFLGDYVDRGKQSLETILLLFLYKIRYPENFFLLRGNHECANITRVYGFYDECKRRCNIKIWKTFINTFNCLPIASVVAGKIFCVHGGLSPSLSHMDDIREIPRPTDVPDYGLLNDLLWSDPADTENDWEDNERGVSFVFNKNVIRQFLAKHDFDLICRAHMVVEDGYEFFNDRTLCTVFSAPNYCGEFDNWGAVMSVNSELLCSFELIKPLDQAAIRRELKKSKRSGMAIYQSPPAEQVTQSV, from the coding sequence ATGGGACAGGGGAGCAGTAAACACGCCGACAGCAAGCTCGATTCCTACCCATCCTTTTCTCGGTCAGACACTCAAGGATCCATTAAGTCTTTAAAGTCTCTGAAAACAGTCCTGGGGAAGGGCAAAGACTCGAATCATGATCGCCGAACGTCTACTGATACAACCCATAGTCGTCACCGGTATCCCGAAACACCACCAAGCcttcctcctcctccttCTCCTGGGATATTAGCTACATCTCCGGCTGTGTTGCAAAAGCATCAACAGGAGGATTCGGGAAATTCTTCTCAATCTCCGACGTCGCCGCATCCTTCTAACCAGCCTGCCATGCTTAGTCCCTCTACGGCCGCTTCCCAgcatcatcatcatcattcttcttcttcttcttatGCCGTTTCTCCAACATCACCTACCTCACCAACCAGCTCTGGCCCAATTGGCTCCAACTTTGATTCAGCTTCTGAGCATAATGGTCCTGTGTATCCACAAGATCAGCAGGGGCCCGTAATTATCCCTAATTCGGCAATTTCTTCTACGGATCCTGATGATCCTGAAACAGTTGTTAGCCTTAACGTAGATGAAATGATTCAAAGATTGATCCATGTTGGCTATTCTCGAAAAAGTAGTAAAAGTGTGTGTCTAAAGAATGCTGAAATTACCAGCATTTGTATGGCCGTACGAGAAATATTTCTTTCGCAGCCGACACTTTTAGAATTGACCCCGCCGGTGAAAATCGTTGGTGACGTTCATGGTCAATATTCCGATTTAATTCGACTGTTTGAAATGTGTGGGTTTCCTCCGAGCtctaattatttattcttaGGCGATTATGTCGATCGTGGTAAGCAGAGTCTTGAAACCATCCTCTTGCTCTTTTTGTACAAGATCAGATATCCagaaaactttttcttgCTACGGGGCAATCATGAATGCGCTAATATCACTCGCGTTTACGGTTTTTACGATGAGTGTAAAAGACGTTgcaatatcaaaatttggaaGACTTTCATAAACACCTTTAATTGCTTACCCATTGCGTCCGTTGTAGCCggtaaaattttttgcgTTCATGGTGGTCTTTCTCCATCGTTAAGTCATATGGATGACATACGGGAGATTCCTCGTCCTACTGACGTTCCTGACTATGGATTGCTGAATGATTTGTTATGGTCAGATCCTGCTGATACTGAAAACGATTGGGAAGATAATGAACGAGGtgtttcttttgttttcaacaaaaacGTTATCCGGCAATTTTTGGCCAAGCACGACTTTGATTTAATCTGTCGTGCTCACATGGTTGTTGAAGACGgttatgaattttttaatgacaGAACTTTATGTACGGTGTTTTCTGCCCCTAATTACTGTGGGGAATTTGATAATTGGGGGGCCGTGATGAGTGTTAATTCAGAGCTGCTTTGTTCCTTTGAACTTATAAAGCCTCTCGACCAGGCAGCAATTCGAcgagaattaaaaaagagcaAGCGTAGTGGTATGGCTATTTATCAATCTCCCCCTGCTGAGCAGGTTACCCAAAGCGTGTAA
- a CDS encoding homocysteine methyltransferase → MLMLDGGSTAILPKLPESISESRLWTSEALVRYPEIVVKHHEEFLKVCDIISTFTYQLDASIYDEKVEGVPLKQVYANSIGLPVYAREHLGLPNKYIALCLGSHAATIPGCMEYKMIYDKPTDFEMLYNFHKNRIEAIQASNPKAFEKIDFIAFESLPHVTEAEVVCQLIQDMKGWSKRCWITCTCPERSTIERVSSIISKILSINHDSIWGIGVNCFHLSLLEPIAKMLSSLLPSNITAILYPDGRGLYQNPDGTFSPGSTDHPAPSPEEWSTITAKYSNLHNGNLILGGCCETNYNHLSLLREKTK, encoded by the coding sequence ATGCTTATGTTAGACGGTGGCTCTACTGCCATTCTTCCAAAGCTTCCTGAAAGTATATCTGAGTCTAGATTATGGACCTCTGAAGCACTGGTGCGTTATCCAGAGATCGTTGTTAAGCATCatgaagaatttttaaaagtttgcGACATTATTAGTACTTTCACTTATCAACTGGATGCTTCTATCTACGACGAAAAGGTAGAAGGTGTACCATTAAAACAGGTTTACGCAAACAGCATTGGGTTACCTGTTTATGCTAGAGAACATTTGGGTTTGCCCAACAAATATATTGCTTTATGTCTCGGAAGTCATGCTGCTACTATTCCTGGATGTATGGAATACAAAATGATTTATGATAAACCCACCGATTTTGAAATGCTATAcaattttcataaaaacaGAATTGAAGCCATTCAAGCATCTAATCCTAAAGCTTTCGAAAAAATTGACTTCATTGCATTTGAAAGCCTTCCTCACGTGACTGAAGCAGAAGTAGTATGCCAACTCATTCAAGATATGAAAGGTTGGTCTAAGCGTTGCTGGATCACCTGTACGTGCCCTGAGCGCAGCACTATTGAACGAGTATCGTCCATTATCTCCAAGATACTGAGCATCAATCATGACTCTATATGGGGCATCGGTGTTAATTGCTTTCACCTCAGTTTACTCGAACCCATCGCAAAAATGCTATCCAGTCTTTTACCATCCAACATAACTGCTATTTTGTACCCTGACGGCCGCGGGTTGTATCAAAATCCAGACGGTACTTTTTCACCTGGCTCAACAGATCATCCTGCCCCTTCACCTGAAGAATGGTCAACTATAACGGCTAAATACTCAAATCTACATAATGGAAACCTGATACTCGGTGGATGCTGTGAAACAAATTATAATCACTTATCTTTACTCCGGGAGAAAACGAAGTAA
- the utp14 gene encoding U3 snoRNP protein Utp14: MARKGKVNTLPQPQGKHQRKGKKQLENKILHSYEEESAGFDSEELEDNDEQGYSFGVNSEDDEEIDSDEAFDEEDEKRFADWSFNASKSGKSNKDHKNLNNTKEISLNEEDDSDDSVNSDKLENEGSVGSSIDENELVDLDTLLDNDQPEKNESNTASTIRPPWIGNNDHATDKENLLESDASSSNDSESELTDSADNMNESDSESEIESSDSDHDDGENSDSKLDNLRNYIVSLNQKRKKDEADAESVLSSDDNDSIEEISIKKVKYDPHETNKESEYNLIGSSEKTIDITDLLDSIPMNEQLKVSLKPLVSESSSISSKKLDAPLAKSIQDRLERQAAYEQTKNDLEKWKPIVADNRKSDQLIFPMNETARPVPSNNGLASSFEPRTESERKMHQALLDAGLENESALKKQEELALNKLSVEEVAERTRQLRFMRELMFREERKAKRVAKIKSKTYRKIRKNRKEKEMALIPKSEEDLENERIKSEEARALERMTQRHKNTSSWTRKMLERASHGEGTREAVNEQIRKGDELMQRIHGKEISEMDGEDVSEFSDSDYDTNEQVSTAFEKIRNEEEPKLKGVLGMKFMRDASNRQKALVQDEMQAFEDELAGVPNEDDTSQKGEDGVPGVLIGNNTGRRSFKPSEEAAKLSLPSRKNPFVSDSAVLKVNKPEMKEGQKKAEARKKKESPLEATEETNPWLQVPDQRTSSAKKLDKNSSKADKKNHKLKMDKVASLQELVEEPKVQPDLIFEEKAFESASEAESDVDVSVPMLKPTKGRLSIKQRELVAKAFAGDDVVAEFEKDKEDWVQEDAPKEEDHSLPGWGSWGGVGVKQRKTKPKVKKIAGLDPSKRKDSKLKHVIINEKRNKKAAKLTADSVPFPFESREQYERSLNLPMGPEWTTRASHHKAVAPRVVTKRGKVINPIKAPN, translated from the exons ATGGCTAGGAAAGGAAAAGTTAATACATTGCCACAACCGCAGGGAAAACatcaaagaaaaggaaaaaaacaattagaaaataaGATTTTACATTCTTATGAAGAAGAGTCCGCTGGTTTTGATTCTGAAGAACTAGAAGACAACGATGAACAAGGCTACAGTTTTGGCGTAAACTCagaagatgatgaagaaattgatagTGATGAAGCctttgatgaagaagatgaaaaaagatttgcaGATTGGTCCTTCAATGCTTCCAAg AGTGGCAAGAGTAATAAGGatcataaaaatttaaataatacgAAGGAAATATcattaaatgaagaagacgATTCTGATGATTCTGTAAATTCTGATAAGTTGGAAAACGAGGGAAGTGTTGGTAGCAGCATTGACGAAAACGAACTTGTTGATTTGGATACCTTGTTGGATAATGACCAACccgaaaaaaatgagtCTAACACTGCTTCTACTATCCGTCCTCCATGGATTGGCAACAATGACCATGCAACGGATAAGGAGAATTTATTGGAAAGTGATGCCTCGAGCTCTAACGACTCGGAATCAGAACTTACAGACTCCGCTGATAATATGAATGAATCTGACTCGGAATCTGAAATAGAAAGCTCCGATAGTGATCATGATGATGGCGAAAACTCTGATTCGAAGCTGGATAATTTAAGGAATTATATTGTTTCTCTAAAccaaaaacgaaaaaaagatgaagcTGATGCAGAATCAGTGTTATCGTCTGATGATAATGATTCAATTGAGGAAatatcaattaaaaaggTTAAATATGATCCTCATGAAACCAACAAAGAGTCAGagtataatttaattgGTTCTTCCGAGAAAACTATTGACATAACTGATTTGCTTGATTCTATACCGATGAATGAGCAGTTAAAAGTATCCCTAAAACCACTAGTTAGTGAGTCCTCCTCCATTTCCTCTAAGAAATTAGATGCTCCTTTGGCCAAGTCCATACAGGATCGGTTAGAAAGACAGGCTGCCTAtgaacaaacaaaaaacgaTTTAGAAAAATGGAAGCCTATCGTGGCTGATAATCGCAAGTCTGATCAGCTCATTTTCCCCATGAATGAAACAGCTCGCCCTGTCCCTAGTAATAATGGACTGGCCTCTAGCTTTGAGCCTAGGACTGAATCTGAGAGAAAGATGCACCAGGCTTTACTAGATGCAGGTCTTGAAAATGAATCAGCGctgaaaaaacaagaagaatTAGCCTTAAATAAACTTTCTGTTGAAGAAGTTGCTGAAAGAACTCGTCAGCTTCGATTTATGCGAGAGCTAATGTTCCGTGAGGAAAGAAAGGCCAAACGTGTtgctaaaataaaaagcaaaacttACAGGAAGATCAGAAAGAAtcgtaaagaaaaagaaatggcTTTAATTCCTAAGAGTGAAGAGGATCTTGAGAATGAACGGATTAAATCTGAAGAAGCTCGTGCTTTGGAAAGAATGACTCAACGTCACAAAAACACAAGCTCTTGGACCCGTAAAATGCTTGAAAGGGCGTCACATGGTGAAGGAACCCGTGAAGCAGTCAATGAGCAAATACGGAAAGGAGACGAGCTTATGCAACGTATCCATGGTAAAGAGATATCTGAAATGGATGGAGAAGATGTTTCTGAGTTCTCGGATAGCGATTATGACACAAATGAACAGGTGTCAACcgcttttgaaaaaatacgAAATGAAGAGGAACCAAAGTTAAAAGGTGTACTGGGCATGAAATTTATGCGTGATGCGTCCAATCGACAAAAGGCTTTAGTGCAAGATGAAATGCAAGCATTCGAAGACGAACTCGCAGGAGTACCCAATGAAGATGATACATCTCAAAAAGGAGAGGACGGGGTTCCTGGAGTATTAATAGGGAATAATACAGGCCGTCGTTCATTTAAGCCTTCCGAAGAAGCTGCAAAATTATCTTTGCCATCAAGGAAAAATCCCTTTGTTTCTGATTCAGCGGTGCTGAAAGTCAACAAACCGGAAATGAAGGAAGGACAAAAGAAGGCCGAAgctcgaaaaaaaaaggaatcaCCATTAGAAGCAACTGAGGAAACTAATCCATGGTTGCAAGTACCTGACCAAAGGACCTCTTCTGCCAAAAAGTTGGATAAAAACAGCTCTAAGGCAGACAAAAAGAATCACAAGTTAAAAATGGACAAAGTTGCCTCCCTTCAAGAACTTGTCGAAGAACCTAAAGTTCAGCctgatttaatttttgaagaaaaggcTTTTGAATCAGCGTCGGAAGCGGAATCGGATGTTGATGTTTCGGTACCTATGTTAAAGCCAACCAAAGGTCGTTTGTCAATTAAGCAGAGAGAGCTTGTTGCTAAAGCATTTGCTGGCGACGATGTTGTCgctgaatttgaaaaggatAAAGAAGACTGGGTTCAAGAGGATGCACCGAAAGAAGAAGATCATAGTTTGCCCGGTTGGGGTTCATGGGGAGGTGTTGGCgtaaaacaaagaaagacTAAGCCTaaggttaaaaaaattgctggACTAGATCCGTCAAAGCGGAAGGATTCTAAGCTAAAGCATGTGattattaatgaaaaacgCAACAAGAAAGCTGCTAAGCTTACTGCTGATAGTGTTCCGTTCCCATTTGAATCACGAGAACAGTATGAACGATCTCTTAACTTGCCTATGGGACCAGAATGGACTACTCGAGCTTCACATCATAAGGCTGTTGCTCCCAGAGTTGTTACCAAACGTGGTAAAGTCATTAATCCTATTAAGGCACCTAATTAG